From Bacillota bacterium:
TGTGTCCATACTCGACATATGAAGCGTATGAAACAGGGTTTATGATCTCAACCTCATACATATCGCCTGACTTTGTTACTTTAAGCGAATCGGCGTATGTCTTAGCGTTGGAGCTTCCGCCCCCTGAGGCGTCTGATTCACTTTTAGCCGTCCAGCCACGCCTCAGCGTTCCGCCTTTTCTGCCCTCCGACGCTGGGTACTGACCTACAGGCGTTCTTCGTATCACTTTAGCGAGAAGCCTTGCGGCAAGCTCCTTAGCGCAGCTCTCACAGAAGCTTTCAAGATCTTGCTTTTGCAGCCGCTCCATTTGCTTTTGAAGGTTTTGTAATTGTTTAA
This genomic window contains:
- a CDS encoding HK97 gp10 family phage protein is translated as MASWGNCDFKQLQNLQKQMERLQKQDLESFCESCAKELAARLLAKVIRRTPVGQYPASEGRKGGTLRRGWTAKSESDASGGGSSNAKTYADSLKVTKSGDMYEVEIINPVSYASYVEYGHRTRDHKGWVEGRFMLTISENELETTAPKVLESKLMKYLGGCIDGKRDH